A window of the Nitrosococcus wardiae genome harbors these coding sequences:
- a CDS encoding CHAT domain-containing protein has protein sequence MIEHLMQRWLSRLVIFLGGFLILLGCQSTAFQREQGKAQEAEILVRPNLVGEKCRVQPATYPDFADQTEQIFQVFCGRWEHPSGRLYQVASSASLETWTSGGWWREVLEQRMLCEQEEPATLLEGVEARLLQCRLRNGGWPYIALAARINGSTFLADGIPALLRVLEESIGFLSGQVELKLEEEGTVSAAIQRLEAQLADRMYGAGDLQVYYQLMTAGQYYNSIKDFVTAANRYREALALHERLLGLGNPETLDPVMHLALELSNQQRFTEAEALFERVSTIAKQALDQADYARYLSYRGFHAANQRQFKKALELARQATKLRRELASRTSVFAASERVKGGQTVLPVGQRADMEILHRTQASGSVDMVQSLSLEAAMLHRLGKAAQAEKVLQEANEILLAAQEVPPTWEPELLRVDAEIAASQEVGGERQQHLSTAVTLWGQIAPRERPGAVTYLELGKAYREQGRLDEAMTAFRRGIKLLKNQNGSLRFEQLQPYLKTAFEVAQAQPAKRPALYAEMFEAGQLVRSGQTIQDIARAAARLAASEGHAGEVIRAFQEAQDERHLLYRAYEAEVAQPEARQNRERLKALSAELVEINQRIRKLSEQVQAAFPRYNQVIDTVTNTDRVLELIEPHEALVQVLLGDTGGFLFLAHHGKVSAHPLELSIREAALAVEELRSKITPQPDGGLPAFDVVRAHQLYQELFSSVAKQIKKVEHLITVPSGPLLSLPFGLLVTETPPSIENYDYTKVKWLAQRSALSLVPSVRSFIDLRVIAQPSKAPKAFAGFNNFIPYTADEVAQIDVDIPEECLSEPERLKQHRQMLLRLGSLPMTESEIQEVAKTFPPHLTDLFLGREFTEGIVRTLPLSTYRIVYFATHALLPAELSCQPEPSLVASLSQPLEAGEDGLIDTSEVYKLELDADLVVLSACNTGGPGTQTGGESLSGLARAFFFSGARSLLVSHWVVEDVATKELMTRLFEHMREMPTTGWSEALRSAQLSLIKDAREAQQVNLKEGDQNIQQYWSHPFFWAAFTLVGDGARGVVDIL, from the coding sequence ATGATTGAGCATTTGATGCAGAGGTGGCTTAGCCGGTTAGTTATTTTTCTGGGGGGATTCCTGATTCTCTTGGGCTGCCAGTCAACGGCGTTTCAGCGTGAGCAGGGTAAAGCGCAGGAGGCCGAAATTTTGGTTCGCCCTAATCTAGTAGGCGAAAAATGTCGGGTCCAGCCTGCCACTTATCCTGATTTCGCAGACCAAACAGAACAGATATTCCAAGTTTTTTGCGGGCGCTGGGAGCATCCAAGCGGACGCCTTTACCAGGTGGCTTCTTCAGCTTCCCTTGAGACCTGGACCTCAGGGGGATGGTGGCGAGAAGTCCTTGAACAGCGAATGCTGTGCGAACAGGAGGAGCCTGCCACTCTCCTTGAGGGGGTAGAGGCACGTCTTCTTCAATGCCGATTACGTAACGGCGGTTGGCCCTATATCGCCCTCGCGGCTCGGATTAACGGCTCCACTTTCCTGGCGGATGGAATACCTGCCCTATTGCGTGTGCTGGAGGAAAGCATCGGCTTTCTTTCGGGGCAGGTTGAATTGAAGTTAGAGGAAGAGGGGACAGTTTCGGCGGCTATTCAGCGCTTGGAAGCCCAGCTTGCGGATCGCATGTATGGCGCAGGTGATCTCCAAGTCTATTACCAGTTGATGACGGCCGGTCAGTATTACAACAGCATCAAAGATTTTGTTACCGCAGCAAATCGCTACCGTGAGGCTCTTGCTCTCCACGAACGGTTGTTAGGCCTGGGCAATCCTGAAACGTTGGATCCGGTGATGCACCTTGCCTTGGAACTTAGCAATCAGCAACGCTTCACTGAAGCAGAAGCCCTCTTTGAACGGGTTAGCACAATAGCGAAACAAGCCCTTGATCAGGCGGATTATGCCCGCTATCTAAGTTACCGAGGTTTCCATGCCGCCAATCAGCGGCAGTTTAAAAAGGCCCTTGAATTAGCGCGCCAAGCCACCAAACTGAGGCGAGAGTTGGCTTCACGCACGTCTGTATTTGCTGCTAGCGAGAGGGTGAAGGGAGGCCAAACAGTCTTGCCTGTGGGGCAACGAGCAGATATGGAGATCCTCCATAGGACTCAAGCTTCCGGCTCTGTCGATATGGTGCAGAGTTTGTCTCTGGAGGCGGCAATGTTGCACCGGCTTGGCAAAGCGGCACAGGCAGAAAAAGTGCTGCAAGAGGCAAACGAGATTTTATTGGCTGCCCAGGAGGTGCCACCCACATGGGAACCGGAACTACTTCGGGTGGATGCAGAAATTGCGGCTTCCCAAGAGGTAGGCGGGGAGCGTCAGCAGCACTTGAGTACGGCGGTTACCCTCTGGGGGCAAATTGCGCCCCGGGAGCGGCCAGGGGCGGTTACTTATCTGGAACTCGGGAAGGCCTATCGCGAACAAGGTCGTCTGGATGAGGCTATGACTGCCTTCCGCCGTGGAATCAAGCTTCTCAAAAATCAAAATGGTAGTCTTCGCTTCGAGCAGCTACAGCCCTATCTCAAAACAGCCTTTGAAGTAGCGCAAGCGCAGCCTGCAAAGCGTCCTGCTCTTTATGCGGAGATGTTCGAGGCGGGGCAGTTAGTACGCAGCGGGCAGACAATTCAGGATATTGCTCGTGCTGCGGCGCGGTTGGCGGCCTCTGAAGGCCATGCGGGAGAAGTGATCCGTGCATTTCAAGAGGCCCAAGATGAACGCCACCTTTTGTACCGGGCCTATGAGGCGGAAGTGGCGCAACCGGAAGCGCGGCAAAACCGAGAACGCCTCAAAGCATTGAGCGCTGAACTCGTGGAGATTAATCAACGCATCCGGAAGTTGAGCGAGCAAGTTCAGGCTGCATTTCCTCGTTATAACCAAGTGATTGATACGGTGACTAACACTGATCGGGTGCTTGAATTAATTGAGCCCCACGAGGCCCTAGTGCAAGTGTTGCTAGGAGACACCGGTGGCTTTTTATTTCTTGCTCACCACGGTAAAGTCAGCGCCCATCCATTGGAGCTTTCAATAAGAGAAGCGGCGCTTGCCGTAGAGGAGCTGCGGAGTAAGATTACACCACAGCCCGATGGGGGGTTGCCAGCGTTTGACGTGGTTCGTGCCCATCAGCTCTATCAGGAACTCTTTTCGTCTGTGGCCAAGCAAATTAAAAAGGTGGAACATCTCATTACGGTTCCCTCCGGTCCCCTGCTAAGTTTGCCTTTTGGCTTGCTGGTCACTGAAACACCTCCCTCTATTGAAAATTATGATTACACCAAGGTGAAATGGTTGGCGCAGCGTAGTGCCCTCAGCCTAGTCCCCTCTGTGCGCTCTTTTATTGATCTGCGTGTGATTGCACAGCCTTCCAAAGCGCCAAAGGCGTTTGCCGGTTTTAATAATTTTATTCCCTATACGGCGGATGAGGTTGCCCAAATTGATGTCGATATACCCGAAGAATGTCTTTCCGAGCCGGAACGGCTCAAGCAACACCGGCAAATGTTATTACGCCTTGGCTCGCTACCGATGACTGAAAGTGAAATCCAGGAAGTCGCTAAAACCTTTCCCCCCCATTTAACCGATTTGTTCTTGGGTAGAGAATTTACCGAAGGGATCGTGCGGACACTGCCTCTGTCCACCTATCGGATTGTCTATTTTGCTACCCACGCGTTGCTTCCGGCAGAGCTCAGCTGTCAACCGGAGCCCTCGCTAGTGGCTTCGCTTTCCCAACCCTTGGAGGCTGGCGAAGACGGCCTGATTGATACCAGTGAAGTGTACAAGTTAGAGCTTGATGCGGACTTGGTGGTGCTTTCCGCCTGTAACACGGGGGGACCTGGCACCCAAACAGGTGGGGAGAGTTTATCCGGGCTGGCGCGTGCTTTTTTCTTTTCCGGTGCTCGCTCGTTATTGGTGTCGCACTGGGTCGTTGAAGACGTCGCTACGAAAGAGCTGATGACCCGATTGTTTGAACACATGCGCGAAATGCCTACTACAGGATGGAGCGAGGCTTTGCGTTCAGCGCAACTTAGCTTGATAAAGGATGCTCGGGAGGCTCAGCAAGTTAATCTAAAAGAGGGTGATCAGAATATTCAGCAATACTGGTCTCATCCCTTTTTTTGGGCGGCATTTACCTTGGTGGGGGATGGCGCGCGAGGGGTGGTTGATATCTTATAA
- a CDS encoding DUF4384 domain-containing protein: MIYGRGPLKIMSKPMTDNTGTSLPTSGEIPRDITEMVKSTLNSIGGGILYVPYDPEFMLNTAQTGYSEWGEKLLPNVVLVGGITEFDRGLVTKEKALDLGGTLEELDLPIALEFGDIRKNSLASITLDFNMVDFRTFTGIPFMQAVNNIKVHKGVGEDQLGFTVYGQTLGLRGNIKKIQGRHAAVRLLVQLSVIQVVGKYQKLPYWRLLPNAEPDSIVLDAVREEFYSFEEADRIARIQEYLYLYGKPVEVTGRLDKATLDALQAFKSEHALGNAAPVSEKVYLALFENIPIELQTQARRRQVNAMIENYQQNLRDLALQETVEIMAEAPHEISDPPKPRPELGTLKVWLNKSELQIGEHLEVFFEVTKPMFVRIVSINAAGQMATLFPNPHQSDNYTLPGKVYRIPPAGAPFTLSVAAPAGLDKIRAIAATQSIPASSLPLTEDGEFDQNQEERFAFAGAEFKVVDNALEKAMN, encoded by the coding sequence ATGATTTATGGCCGCGGTCCGCTCAAAATCATGTCTAAGCCGATGACTGACAATACCGGCACATCCCTACCCACCAGTGGTGAGATTCCCCGCGATATTACGGAGATGGTCAAAAGCACTCTCAACTCCATTGGCGGTGGGATATTGTATGTTCCCTACGATCCAGAATTTATGTTGAATACGGCCCAGACCGGCTATTCGGAGTGGGGAGAGAAGCTCTTACCCAATGTGGTGTTAGTAGGTGGAATTACCGAATTTGATCGCGGGCTGGTGACTAAGGAAAAGGCCCTAGATCTTGGCGGTACTCTAGAAGAACTAGATTTACCTATAGCACTGGAGTTTGGGGATATTCGAAAAAATTCTTTGGCAAGCATTACCCTAGATTTCAACATGGTGGATTTCAGAACTTTCACTGGCATTCCTTTTATGCAGGCAGTCAATAATATCAAAGTGCATAAAGGAGTCGGTGAGGATCAATTGGGCTTTACCGTTTATGGGCAGACCCTGGGATTGCGTGGCAATATCAAAAAAATTCAAGGCCGGCATGCAGCGGTGCGGCTTTTAGTCCAGCTCAGTGTAATCCAAGTGGTAGGCAAGTACCAAAAATTACCCTACTGGCGTTTGCTTCCTAATGCGGAACCGGATTCCATTGTGCTTGATGCGGTACGTGAAGAATTTTACAGCTTTGAGGAAGCTGATCGAATTGCCAGGATTCAGGAATATCTCTACCTATATGGCAAGCCGGTAGAAGTGACGGGACGTTTGGATAAAGCCACCTTGGACGCCCTTCAAGCTTTTAAGTCTGAACACGCTTTAGGGAATGCTGCTCCCGTTAGTGAAAAAGTTTATTTAGCCCTGTTTGAAAATATTCCTATTGAACTCCAAACTCAAGCACGTCGACGCCAGGTAAACGCAATGATCGAAAATTACCAGCAAAATCTCCGGGATTTAGCATTACAGGAAACGGTTGAGATCATGGCAGAGGCTCCACATGAAATCTCTGATCCCCCTAAGCCTCGACCTGAATTGGGGACCCTCAAAGTATGGCTCAATAAAAGCGAATTACAGATTGGGGAGCATTTAGAAGTTTTTTTTGAAGTCACTAAACCCATGTTTGTGCGTATCGTGAGCATCAATGCTGCTGGCCAAATGGCCACGCTATTTCCAAATCCTCACCAAAGTGATAATTATACCTTACCTGGCAAGGTTTATCGTATTCCTCCGGCTGGTGCTCCTTTTACTTTGTCGGTTGCTGCACCGGCTGGACTGGATAAGATTCGCGCTATTGCTGCAACTCAATCGATACCCGCTTCCTCGTTGCCTTTAACTGAGGACGGTGAGTTTGACCAGAATCAGGAGGAACGTTTTGCCTTTGCAGGAGCGGAATTCAAAGTCGTGGATAATGCTCTCGAAAAAGCCATGAATTGA
- a CDS encoding OmpA family protein: MARKLFFKVALWGVCPLIVMAVLSLRMAAAEEVKLFTKPPSADEMGALLFPEKEKASPKPQFKTRSLVMTPSPSANPQPAAEKKKSVGIALPIQFALNSFEILDETRPYLDEVGRLLNMEQFKEERIIIEGHTDAQGSENYNNWLSQERAKSVKNYLVSSFRVDPERLMVVGRGEREPLPDLNPNNGLNRRVELHRLEGSVN, from the coding sequence ATGGCTAGAAAATTATTTTTTAAAGTGGCATTATGGGGCGTATGCCCCCTCATAGTGATGGCTGTTTTGAGCTTGAGAATGGCAGCCGCCGAAGAGGTCAAACTGTTTACTAAGCCCCCTTCGGCAGATGAAATGGGAGCGCTCCTTTTCCCTGAAAAAGAGAAGGCATCTCCAAAACCGCAGTTTAAAACCCGTTCGCTCGTGATGACACCTTCACCCTCGGCAAATCCTCAGCCGGCAGCGGAAAAGAAAAAATCCGTGGGTATTGCATTGCCGATCCAATTTGCCTTGAATTCATTTGAAATTTTGGACGAGACCCGGCCATATCTAGATGAGGTGGGGCGGTTATTAAATATGGAGCAGTTCAAAGAAGAGCGTATCATCATTGAAGGTCATACTGATGCCCAGGGTTCTGAAAATTATAATAATTGGCTTTCCCAAGAGCGAGCCAAGTCCGTTAAAAATTATCTAGTGTCCAGTTTTAGGGTCGATCCTGAACGTTTGATGGTTGTAGGACGAGGGGAACGGGAGCCTCTGCCTGATCTGAACCCTAACAACGGTCTCAACCGCCGAGTAGAACTCCATCGATTAGAGGGGTCAGTAAATTAA
- a CDS encoding head GIN domain-containing protein has protein sequence MNKYYGVLAGIALGFFCVEPLKAEAVTGKIVIDGNVYGDDVVRGNHQPSVVRRPLPCFDQITVQAGVDLVYLPGDDCGATLDADSNLHPIIETEVGGDILNIAARRSFQTEGPVQVEARSPSLSRVDILSAADAVLRKLHVPSLVIRVAGSGDVSVQGQVDLLEVIVEGSGTLDLRNLHANHAKVFAGGAADVVVYAAKSLKVNVTGAGDILYYGRPARVEKNISGAGNVEAAE, from the coding sequence ATGAATAAATACTATGGAGTTTTGGCAGGGATAGCGCTAGGGTTTTTTTGTGTGGAGCCATTAAAGGCAGAAGCCGTCACCGGAAAAATTGTGATTGACGGGAATGTCTATGGTGATGATGTGGTAAGGGGCAATCACCAGCCCTCGGTAGTTCGCCGCCCCTTACCATGCTTTGACCAAATTACAGTACAGGCAGGCGTGGATCTCGTTTACCTGCCCGGCGACGATTGTGGCGCCACCCTTGATGCTGATTCTAATCTTCATCCCATCATTGAGACCGAGGTGGGCGGGGATATACTAAACATTGCCGCGCGGCGTTCCTTCCAAACTGAGGGCCCGGTACAAGTAGAAGCGAGGAGCCCAAGTCTCAGCCGTGTTGATATTCTATCGGCGGCAGATGCGGTATTGAGAAAACTCCATGTCCCTTCGCTGGTGATACGGGTGGCGGGTAGCGGTGATGTAAGCGTCCAGGGCCAGGTAGATCTGTTGGAGGTTATCGTCGAAGGCAGCGGAACGCTGGATTTGAGGAACCTGCACGCGAATCATGCCAAGGTTTTCGCAGGAGGGGCGGCCGATGTTGTCGTTTATGCAGCAAAATCACTGAAGGTTAATGTTACCGGTGCGGGCGATATCCTCTACTATGGCCGTCCTGCTCGGGTGGAAAAAAATATCTCGGGTGCGGGTAATGTGGAAGCGGCCGAGTAG
- a CDS encoding caspase family protein, whose protein sequence is MTKHMHVDKGSFLYTGNNGLALIIRILALIALWLLLNSCASKRPLEAEQMNAQSGMNETDQMQVVDCLLPPQVRRLGTHFTYMAARRPLRTTARDCAVRGGEYAAYDRANYATALKVWLPQAKQGDPEAQTYVGEIFEKGLGLPPDYPAAAKWYRLAAQQGYEPAQINLGFLYEKGLGVEQNLVEALNWYRKASGLEEKQIAFASSVEGISQQLEQLRKDATHYKREADSLRLKLQKARHKLEQTQTELQRRQSEFKHSQQKLNALQEQLAQKKAALADSSKSSEILYLETQLGEQKAELYRKQQLIVQLEETAAQQQQALKYLKQGAARFATDTTEEIKTLKAALDHRNDDITALRQQLAATQEQLQKARADLEQRDKNSSAKLVQFKQQQLLGLEQVNQKQSESLEQQKARIKELEALLANESRKKALAQGANKKIAVVAPTIEVIEPPLVISRGTPAAHTRSGLEARPVVGKIVAPGGLLALTVNEQEQRVDDHGLFKTNVPIRGEKTLVSIVAVDRNGKRSAIEFTLVPDRSPASNLSALSLPQDDTPPKSLLPPSLFGNYYALVIGNNKYQHLPHLDTAMRDAEVLGNILKNKYGFKTQVLLNATRYEMMKALNEYRKNLSEDDNLLIYYAGHGTLDKVNDRGHWLPVDAEPDSNANWISVQNVTDLLKIMASRHLLVISDSCYSGALTRSSVARLEAGMTAGKRAEWVKQLLKKRSREALSSGGLQPVLDGGGGGHSIFARALINTLQRNSEILAGQRLYRQVSALVNDAAQAQDFDQVPEFAPIRHAGHSGGQFFFVPVSFESQAAVWGSMLNQAWN, encoded by the coding sequence GTGACGAAGCATATGCATGTGGATAAGGGGAGTTTTTTGTACACCGGCAACAATGGTCTGGCTTTAATAATTCGAATTTTGGCGCTGATAGCCCTATGGCTGCTGTTGAATTCTTGTGCTTCTAAGCGCCCCCTTGAGGCCGAACAAATGAATGCCCAATCCGGCATGAACGAAACCGACCAAATGCAGGTGGTCGACTGTTTGCTGCCTCCCCAAGTCAGAAGATTGGGAACCCATTTCACCTATATGGCTGCCCGGCGCCCCCTTCGCACTACCGCCAGAGATTGCGCCGTGAGAGGCGGCGAATACGCTGCTTATGACCGGGCCAATTATGCCACTGCCCTTAAGGTCTGGCTGCCCCAGGCAAAACAAGGTGACCCTGAGGCCCAAACCTATGTGGGGGAAATTTTTGAAAAAGGCCTAGGTCTGCCACCAGATTACCCAGCAGCCGCCAAATGGTATCGCCTAGCGGCCCAACAGGGCTATGAGCCAGCACAGATCAACTTAGGTTTCTTGTATGAGAAAGGTCTAGGAGTCGAACAAAACCTAGTTGAAGCCCTGAACTGGTACCGTAAAGCGTCAGGGCTAGAGGAAAAGCAAATCGCTTTTGCATCGTCCGTAGAAGGGATCAGCCAGCAACTGGAACAGCTCAGAAAAGACGCGACCCATTACAAACGAGAGGCCGACTCTCTTAGACTAAAACTCCAAAAGGCACGGCATAAACTTGAACAGACACAAACAGAACTACAGCGCCGCCAGAGTGAATTCAAGCATAGTCAACAGAAGCTGAACGCCTTACAGGAACAGCTTGCTCAGAAAAAAGCGGCGCTAGCGGACAGCAGTAAGTCCAGCGAAATTTTGTACCTCGAAACACAATTGGGGGAACAGAAGGCGGAACTCTACCGTAAGCAGCAACTCATCGTCCAGTTGGAAGAGACTGCAGCACAGCAGCAGCAGGCCTTGAAATACTTGAAGCAAGGAGCAGCCCGCTTTGCCACAGATACTACCGAGGAAATCAAGACGCTCAAAGCGGCACTGGACCACCGCAACGACGACATAACCGCACTACGCCAACAACTGGCGGCAACTCAGGAACAGTTGCAGAAAGCAAGGGCCGATCTAGAACAACGGGATAAAAACTCAAGCGCCAAATTGGTCCAGTTTAAACAACAGCAACTACTTGGGCTAGAGCAAGTAAATCAGAAGCAGTCGGAAAGTTTGGAACAACAGAAAGCTCGGATCAAAGAACTTGAAGCCCTGTTAGCAAACGAAAGTAGAAAAAAAGCGCTTGCCCAAGGAGCCAACAAAAAAATTGCTGTGGTCGCACCCACCATTGAGGTCATTGAACCGCCACTCGTTATTAGCCGGGGGACTCCCGCCGCGCATACCCGCTCCGGACTTGAAGCTCGGCCGGTGGTGGGCAAAATCGTGGCACCAGGAGGATTGCTGGCACTCACTGTCAACGAGCAGGAACAAAGGGTGGATGATCACGGCTTATTCAAGACTAACGTGCCGATCCGCGGAGAGAAAACCCTGGTCAGCATCGTTGCCGTGGACCGTAATGGTAAACGGTCAGCGATCGAATTCACATTGGTACCGGATCGATCGCCAGCCAGCAACTTGTCTGCACTATCCCTGCCCCAGGACGATACTCCACCGAAAAGTTTGTTACCTCCTTCCCTGTTTGGGAATTATTACGCTCTAGTTATCGGCAACAATAAGTATCAGCATCTTCCCCACTTGGATACAGCCATGCGCGACGCTGAGGTTCTCGGCAATATCCTGAAAAATAAATATGGGTTTAAAACCCAGGTGCTGCTAAACGCCACCCGTTACGAAATGATGAAGGCACTCAATGAGTATCGGAAGAATCTATCGGAAGATGACAATTTGCTGATTTACTATGCGGGCCATGGCACCCTGGATAAAGTAAATGACCGCGGCCATTGGCTACCAGTTGACGCCGAACCTGACAGCAATGCAAACTGGATTTCCGTACAGAATGTAACAGATCTGCTCAAGATTATGGCAAGCCGACATCTTCTTGTGATCTCGGACTCTTGCTACTCTGGTGCTTTGACCCGCAGCTCCGTGGCACGTTTAGAAGCAGGGATGACCGCAGGAAAACGAGCAGAATGGGTAAAGCAACTGCTGAAGAAACGCTCTCGGGAAGCATTAAGTTCAGGAGGACTCCAACCGGTCCTTGATGGGGGCGGCGGCGGCCACTCAATCTTTGCTAGGGCGCTGATTAACACCCTGCAACGCAACTCTGAAATCCTAGCAGGGCAACGGCTTTACCGCCAGGTGTCGGCACTCGTCAACGATGCAGCTCAGGCACAGGATTTCGATCAAGTTCCCGAATTTGCCCCCATTCGACACGCGGGCCACTCCGGTGGACAGTTTTTCTTCGTGCCTGTATCTTTTGAATCACAAGCAGCCGTTTGGGGTTCGATGCTTAACCAAGCTTGGAACTGA
- a CDS encoding phosphate-starvation-inducible PsiE family protein: MRDFLKVFEQIIVLALIVMMAFVLLMTTIDLGWLIVKDLIEPPVLLLDVDQLLDIFGFFLLVLIGIELLGTIKVYFDEKVLHVQVVLEVAMIAIARKIIILDVKELSSLTLIGIASIVIALAIAFYLVKQIFPLHSKSPPKRKD, translated from the coding sequence ATGAGAGATTTCTTGAAAGTATTTGAGCAGATCATCGTTCTTGCTCTCATTGTGATGATGGCTTTTGTTCTGCTCATGACAACCATTGACCTGGGCTGGCTCATCGTAAAAGACCTTATCGAGCCGCCTGTACTGCTGCTCGACGTGGATCAGTTGCTGGATATCTTCGGCTTTTTTCTACTGGTACTGATCGGGATTGAGCTTCTGGGAACCATTAAGGTGTATTTCGATGAGAAAGTTCTTCATGTGCAGGTGGTGTTAGAAGTGGCGATGATCGCCATCGCCCGTAAAATCATCATCTTAGACGTGAAGGAATTATCTAGCCTGACCCTAATTGGAATTGCCTCCATCGTGATTGCGCTTGCAATAGCTTTCTACCTGGTTAAACAGATATTTCCACTCCATTCCAAGTCCCCCCCTAAAAGAAAGGATTAA
- a CDS encoding transposase gives MVTDGYYSKKKFTDGVVDIGLHQIGKLRHDANLRYLYQGPQKPRGRRRQYDGKVQFDDLSRLKWVREMEGVYIYTTVVHSVGLKRTIRITYLLKPDGHRLQTALLFSTDTELSAEQMYRYYKARFQIEFLFRDAKQFTGLSDCQARSKEALHFHFNAAMTVLNLLKLEDRQQASNSQGHVISIMSWKIRKFNAHLLQRFSEKLGLDFSLIKSHPAYETLQNYGATAA, from the coding sequence CTGGTCACCGACGGCTATTACAGCAAAAAGAAGTTTACTGATGGGGTCGTGGACATCGGTCTTCATCAGATCGGCAAGCTTCGCCACGACGCCAACCTACGCTATCTCTACCAGGGTCCACAAAAACCCCGGGGCCGTCGCAGGCAGTACGACGGCAAGGTGCAATTTGACGACTTGAGCCGCCTTAAGTGGGTCCGGGAAATGGAGGGGGTCTATATTTACACCACAGTCGTCCACAGTGTCGGGCTCAAACGCACGATCCGCATCACCTATTTGCTCAAGCCAGATGGGCACAGGTTGCAGACCGCTCTGCTATTTTCGACCGATACCGAACTCTCTGCGGAGCAGATGTATCGGTACTACAAAGCCCGTTTTCAAATCGAATTTCTATTTCGTGACGCTAAGCAATTTACCGGCTTGTCCGACTGCCAGGCGCGAAGCAAAGAAGCCCTTCATTTTCACTTCAATGCCGCCATGACCGTGTTGAATCTGCTTAAACTTGAAGACCGTCAGCAAGCTTCAAACTCACAGGGGCACGTCATTTCTATCATGAGCTGGAAAATCCGTAAATTCAACGCGCATCTGCTCCAACGATTTTCTGAAAAGTTAGGTTTAGACTTCAGTTTGATAAAATCCCATCCCGCCTATGAAACCCTGCAAAACTATGGGGCTACGGCAGCTTAA